The Mycolicibacterium doricum genome includes a region encoding these proteins:
- a CDS encoding helix-turn-helix domain-containing protein, whose translation MEDNPFKGLPLLLSVPHAAELLGISRAAAYRLVNSGELPVRRLGGRVYVVTSGLRELAS comes from the coding sequence ATGGAAGACAACCCGTTCAAGGGACTCCCCCTGCTTCTCTCCGTGCCGCACGCCGCGGAACTGCTGGGGATCAGCCGAGCAGCGGCGTATCGCCTCGTGAACTCCGGCGAGTTGCCGGTTCGCCGGCTGGGCGGCCGCGTCTATGTCGTGACCTCAGGTCTCCGTGAGCTCGCGTCATGA
- a CDS encoding IS3 family transposase (programmed frameshift) — protein MPSKYDENTKARAVRLVREHRDDYDSEWAAMKAIAGRLGMNAETLRKWVRQAEVDAGEAAGMSSEESRELRELRRKTRELEATIEILKAATTFFRAGVRPATPLICAFIDEHKERFGVVPICRALGIQGVAIAPRTYWAHRSSAPSKRALWDTTITEILAGYYEPDADGKHPPESLYGSLKMWAHLQRQGIPVARRTVERIMRHNGWRGVMRARRPPRTTERDPAADRAPDLVGRNWRVGAPNLLEVADFTYVPLDTGGFGYTAFVVDAYAGLIPGWECSMVKDTGFVERALRHAAIFRARQGHPFNDTIHHSDAGSQYTAIHYSETLMLEGLIPSIGTVGDALDNALCETTIGLYKTECVRPGSPFRTGPIRTVADLENMTSGWVSWYNERRLMHRLGRIPPAEVEAEYYARLQAGEHTGHT, from the exons ATGCCGAGTAAGTACGACGAGAACACCAAGGCCAGGGCGGTGCGGTTGGTCCGCGAGCACCGCGATGATTACGACTCGGAGTGGGCGGCGATGAAGGCGATCGCGGGCCGGCTGGGGATGAACGCGGAGACGCTGCGCAAGTGGGTTCGCCAGGCCGAGGTCGACGCCGGTGAGGCGGCAGGGATGTCCAGCGAGGAGAGCCGGGAGCTGCGGGAGCTACGCCGCAAGACCAGGGAGCTTGAGGCCACGATCGAAATCCTCAAGGCCGCAACGACTTTCT TTCGCGCGGGAGTGCGACCCGCTACACCGCTGATCTGTGCGTTCATCGACGAACACAAGGAGCGGTTCGGGGTCGTACCGATCTGCCGCGCCCTGGGGATCCAGGGCGTGGCGATCGCCCCGCGCACCTACTGGGCACACCGCTCGTCGGCACCATCAAAACGGGCCCTGTGGGACACCACGATCACCGAGATCCTGGCCGGCTACTACGAACCCGACGCCGACGGGAAACACCCACCAGAGAGCCTGTACGGCAGCCTGAAGATGTGGGCGCACCTGCAACGTCAGGGCATCCCGGTGGCGCGGCGCACGGTGGAACGGATCATGCGCCACAACGGCTGGCGGGGCGTCATGCGTGCTCGCCGCCCGCCGCGCACCACCGAGCGCGACCCGGCCGCGGACCGGGCGCCGGACCTGGTGGGCCGCAACTGGCGCGTTGGCGCACCCAATTTGCTGGAGGTAGCTGACTTCACCTACGTCCCGCTGGACACCGGTGGGTTCGGCTACACCGCGTTCGTCGTCGACGCCTATGCCGGGCTGATCCCAGGCTGGGAGTGCTCGATGGTCAAAGACACCGGATTCGTCGAGCGCGCGCTGCGCCACGCGGCAATCTTCCGGGCCCGTCAAGGCCATCCATTCAACGACACGATCCATCATAGCGACGCCGGAAGCCAGTACACCGCAATCCATTACAGCGAAACGCTGATGTTGGAGGGGCTGATCCCCTCGATCGGTACCGTCGGCGATGCCCTGGACAACGCGCTGTGCGAAACTACGATCGGGCTCTACAAGACCGAGTGCGTTCGCCCTGGCTCCCCGTTTCGTACGGGGCCGATCCGAACCGTCGCCGACCTGGAGAACATGACCTCGGGGTGGGTTAGCTGGTACAACGAGCGCAGGCTCATGCACCGCCTGGGCCGCATCCCACCGGCCGAGGTCGAGGCCGAGTACTACGCTCGACTCCAGGCCGGAGAGCACACCGGTCACACGTAA
- a CDS encoding transposase family protein, protein MFTYSAICDVPEETLLHVTALLHAHRREIGTRAGRRAGTARTQAKLVLRWFRDDAPIRLLAFEAELPISTSYRYLHEAIDVIAEQTPELHDVLDRAKREQWSHLTLDGTLIEIDRVNERAEAGHHLWYSGKHKTQGGNVQILADPGGFPVWSSEVEPGSVHDITAARAHCLGALYKAAADGVPTLTDKGYEGAGIGVHSPVKGRDLDVANRSYNTLLTATRAIGERANAELKERWRCLRRIRLCPTRIGQIVAAAIVLSTLQRGNY, encoded by the coding sequence GTGTTCACCTACTCTGCCATCTGCGACGTCCCCGAGGAAACCCTGCTTCATGTGACCGCGTTGCTGCACGCGCACCGGCGCGAGATCGGCACCCGCGCCGGGCGTCGCGCGGGCACAGCCCGCACGCAGGCCAAGCTGGTGCTGCGCTGGTTCCGCGACGACGCCCCGATCCGGCTGCTGGCCTTCGAGGCCGAGCTGCCAATCTCCACCTCCTACCGGTACCTGCACGAGGCGATCGACGTGATCGCCGAACAAACACCCGAGCTGCACGACGTGCTCGACCGGGCGAAGCGGGAACAGTGGTCGCATCTGACGCTGGACGGCACGCTGATCGAGATCGACCGGGTGAACGAGCGCGCCGAGGCCGGTCATCACCTGTGGTACTCGGGCAAGCACAAGACTCAGGGCGGCAACGTGCAGATCCTCGCCGACCCGGGCGGGTTCCCGGTGTGGTCGAGCGAGGTCGAACCGGGCAGCGTGCACGACATCACCGCTGCCCGCGCGCACTGTCTGGGCGCGTTGTACAAGGCAGCCGCCGACGGCGTGCCGACGCTGACGGACAAGGGATACGAGGGCGCCGGGATCGGGGTGCACAGCCCGGTCAAAGGCCGCGACCTCGATGTCGCCAATCGCAGCTACAACACGCTGCTGACCGCGACCCGGGCAATCGGGGAACGCGCCAATGCCGAACTCAAAGAACGCTGGCGGTGTCTCCGGCGAATCAGACTGTGCCCAACCAGAATCGGCCAGATTGTTGCCGCCGCAATCGTCCTATCAACTCTCCAGAGGGGAAACTACTGA
- a CDS encoding transposase: MPEINAFIQTGITNAGTEGYNRLVKQVKRVGCGFRNRDNSARRIRFHCTRKQRAATQTSC; the protein is encoded by the coding sequence GTGCCCGAGATCAACGCCTTCATCCAAACCGGAATCACCAACGCCGGCACCGAGGGATACAACCGGCTCGTCAAGCAGGTCAAGCGCGTCGGCTGCGGCTTCCGGAATCGAGACAACTCGGCCCGCCGGATACGATTCCACTGCACCCGCAAACAGCGGGCCGCAACCCAGACATCATGCTGA